The following are encoded together in the Candidatus Methylomirabilis oxygeniifera genome:
- a CDS encoding exported protein of unknown function (Evidence 5 : No homology to any previously reported sequences) translates to MKTFQIGTLAVLLIIGLCSAANAEYLIYLKGGHFIVADDCTLSNSQGGGNSPETGEQPIGVDERNSDIAKDCTRGTPKGRIFWSTINGNVGEVSLNDVYAIFGVKSLPALHPSSTTMPLEDYLITNRDDSFVNAKVVEERGVDVYGLKRDDLAKLDRRGIIEIAPERLAKGRSGEGLCPGEPLEFSVAEVQMIDGHLIGVVTNLSKTPWKPWIDVEVTAKGRRRGKFQIEDPVVHAPLPNVLAHGESTAIDQSVPVRLLKELERIKDADSGVRLCYRKIKTSAESSAQ, encoded by the coding sequence ATGAAAACCTTCCAGATCGGAACGCTCGCTGTGTTGCTCATCATTGGGTTGTGTTCCGCCGCGAATGCCGAATACCTGATCTACCTCAAAGGCGGACATTTCATTGTCGCGGATGATTGCACCCTTTCTAACAGCCAGGGTGGCGGAAATAGTCCGGAGACCGGCGAACAGCCGATTGGAGTCGACGAACGTAACTCAGACATTGCCAAGGACTGTACGCGGGGAACACCGAAGGGCCGTATCTTTTGGAGTACAATCAACGGGAATGTCGGAGAGGTGAGCCTTAACGATGTCTACGCTATCTTCGGAGTAAAAAGCCTCCCCGCGCTGCATCCGTCGAGTACGACCATGCCGTTGGAGGATTATCTGATCACTAATCGTGACGACAGCTTTGTGAATGCCAAGGTTGTTGAGGAGCGGGGAGTCGACGTCTACGGATTGAAACGAGACGATCTGGCTAAGTTGGATCGACGGGGTATCATCGAGATTGCGCCCGAACGTCTAGCAAAGGGCCGTTCCGGCGAGGGGCTGTGTCCTGGAGAGCCGCTTGAATTCTCCGTGGCTGAAGTCCAGATGATAGATGGCCATCTGATCGGAGTCGTCACAAATCTCTCCAAGACTCCATGGAAGCCGTGGATCGACGTTGAAGTGACGGCAAAAGGAAGACGCCGAGGCAAGTTTCAGATCGAGGATCCGGTTGTTCATGCCCCGTTGCCGAACGTTCTCGCGCATGGCGAGAGCACCGCGATCGATCAGTCGGTTCCAGTGAGGTTACTCAAGGAGTTGGAGCGGATCAAGGATGCCGACTCGGGCGTTCGGCTATGCTATCGAAAAATCAAGACTAGTGCTGAGTCGTCGGCTCAGTGA